The Erpetoichthys calabaricus chromosome 5, fErpCal1.3, whole genome shotgun sequence genome has a segment encoding these proteins:
- the LOC114651600 gene encoding granzyme B(G,H)-like isoform X2 — protein MAALYGGLETTRFVCDGFLIREDFVLTAAHCKEKSMIVKLGVHRLSKPMQAWQVIKVKETFTHPKYTLKPMRNDIMLLKLASPAKLNRNVSLLPLSERKDKDERTGMSCFIAGWGTNETGGSPSDVLMEADISITDQKECIEIWSKDLVTANMICARGARKQGICQGDSGGPMVCKKKSIGIASFTGPNCNNPCYPNVYTRVSSYLVWIKQMLKNHPLQ, from the exons ATGGCTGCTTTGTATGGGGGATTAGAAACCACACGTTTTGTTTGTGATGGATTTCTAATCCGTGAAGACTTTGTGTTGACCGCTGCTCACTGCAAGGAAAA GTCAATGATTGTGAAGCTTGGTGTACATCGCTTGTCTAAACCCATGCAGGCCTGGCAAGTGATAAAAGTGAAAGAGACTTTCACTCACCCAAAGTACACCTTGAAACCAATGAGGAATGACATCATGTTACTAAAG CTCGCCAGTCCTGCCAAGCTGAATCGAAATGTGAGTCTACTTCCACTCAGTGAGCGCAAGGACAAAGATGAACGAACTGGAATGTCCTGCTTCATTGCAGGATGGGGTACAAATGAAACGGGTGGGTCACCAAGTGACGTCCTGATGGAGGCAGACATCAGCATTACTGACCAGAAGGAATGCATTGAGATATGGAGCAAAGACTTAGTGACGGCAAATATGATCTGTGCTAGGGGTGCTCGTAAACAAGGGATCTGCCAA gGAGATTCTGGTGGTCCAATGGTGTGCAAAAAGAAATCTATTGGCATTGCCTCTTTTACTGGTCCAAACTGCAATAATCCATGCTACCCTAATGTCTACACGAGGGTGTCTTCATATCTGGTCTGGATAAAGCAAATGTTGAAGAATCATCCCCTTCAGTAA
- the LOC114651600 gene encoding granzyme B(G,H)-like isoform X1: MMRIYWATIAVICLGHAASSRDWIINGREAKPNSRPYMAALYGGLETTRFVCDGFLIREDFVLTAAHCKEKSMIVKLGVHRLSKPMQAWQVIKVKETFTHPKYTLKPMRNDIMLLKLASPAKLNRNVSLLPLSERKDKDERTGMSCFIAGWGTNETGGSPSDVLMEADISITDQKECIEIWSKDLVTANMICARGARKQGICQGDSGGPMVCKKKSIGIASFTGPNCNNPCYPNVYTRVSSYLVWIKQMLKNHPLQ, from the exons CGAGTTCAAGAGACTGGATCATCAATGGACGTGAAGCAAAACCAAACAGTCGACCCTACATGGCTGCTTTGTATGGGGGATTAGAAACCACACGTTTTGTTTGTGATGGATTTCTAATCCGTGAAGACTTTGTGTTGACCGCTGCTCACTGCAAGGAAAA GTCAATGATTGTGAAGCTTGGTGTACATCGCTTGTCTAAACCCATGCAGGCCTGGCAAGTGATAAAAGTGAAAGAGACTTTCACTCACCCAAAGTACACCTTGAAACCAATGAGGAATGACATCATGTTACTAAAG CTCGCCAGTCCTGCCAAGCTGAATCGAAATGTGAGTCTACTTCCACTCAGTGAGCGCAAGGACAAAGATGAACGAACTGGAATGTCCTGCTTCATTGCAGGATGGGGTACAAATGAAACGGGTGGGTCACCAAGTGACGTCCTGATGGAGGCAGACATCAGCATTACTGACCAGAAGGAATGCATTGAGATATGGAGCAAAGACTTAGTGACGGCAAATATGATCTGTGCTAGGGGTGCTCGTAAACAAGGGATCTGCCAA gGAGATTCTGGTGGTCCAATGGTGTGCAAAAAGAAATCTATTGGCATTGCCTCTTTTACTGGTCCAAACTGCAATAATCCATGCTACCCTAATGTCTACACGAGGGTGTCTTCATATCTGGTCTGGATAAAGCAAATGTTGAAGAATCATCCCCTTCAGTAA